A single genomic interval of Lepisosteus oculatus isolate fLepOcu1 chromosome 12, fLepOcu1.hap2, whole genome shotgun sequence harbors:
- the LOC102695871 gene encoding sterol 26-hydroxylase, mitochondrial-like isoform X3 has translation MRKAFLRMWQSPFCSPYKTISSVSVKPQPLENAPVQAKPLTEMPGHGIWTMIYWLMRGYLNKTHELQLINKKKYGTLWLSEVRGHKAVNVADPHLIEQVLRNEGRFPSRGDIKEWKEHRRLQGLEFGPILKEGEDWHRLRTILNQRILKPQEAKLYEKTINSVVTDLIKRIQFLKETKGSGIMVYDLANEMYRFSFEGISSVVLDCRLGCLEANIPKETQEFISAVNTMLQMSAIVPVLPEWTRPFLPFWKKHNQAWDTMFNFAKRKVDQRLAGLQTQLERGDPVEGDYLTYLLKSQELTQSEIYSSVTDLLLAGVDTTSNTLTWALYHLARDQELQNSVYREVSGVIPGDHIPNAVDLEKMPLVKAVIKEVLRLYPVVPANGRILQTDLVLGEYYIPSKVFMVLCHYAASVEESQFPDPLAFKPERWIKKEQGKKPHPFSSVPFGYGVRGCLGRRIAELEMYLALSRLVKNFEIQTNPKSKPVNPKTRILIVPGAPVNLEFHNRSSVV, from the exons ATGAGGAAAGCATTTTTGCGAATGTGGCAGTCTCCGTTTTGCTCCCCATACAAAACGATATCATCAGTATCAGTCAAGCCACAGCCACTGGAAAATGCTCCTGTACAAGCAAAGCCCCTGACAGAGATGCCTGGACATGGAATATGGACTATGATCTATTGGCTTATGAGAGGATACTTAAATAAAACACATGAGCTTCAG CTCATCAACAAGAAGAAGTATGGCACTCTGTGGCTTTCAGAAGTCCGTGGACACAAAGCAGTGAATGTTGCAGATCCACATCTGATCGAGCAGGTATTAAGGAATGAGGGGAGGTTTCCCAGCAGAGGGGACATTAAAGAATGGAAGGAGCATCGTAGACTTCAGGGCCTGGAATTTGGACCTATTCTcaa AGAGGGTGAAGACTGGCACAGGCTTCGCACCATTCTTAATCAGCGAATATTAAAACCCCAAGAGGCCAAGCTGTATGAGAAAACTATTAACAGTGTTGTTACAGACCTGATCAAGAGAATACAGTTCCTTAAAGAAACAAAGGGCTCTGGAATTATGGTTTATGATCTTGCCAATGAAATGTACCGGTTTTCATTTGAAG GCATTTCATCTGTTGTATTGGATTGTCGACTGGGGTGCCTAGAGGCCAACATTCCTAAAGAAACTCAAGAGTTTATCAGTGCTGTTAACACTATGTTGCAGATGTCTGCCATAGTCCCTGTTTTACCAGAATGGACCAGGCCTTTTCTTCCATTCTGGAAAAAACACAATCAGGCCTGGGATACCATGTTCAATTTTG CCAAAAGAAAAGTTGATCAAAGGTTGGCAGGTCTTCAGACTCAGCTTGAGAGAGGGGATCCTGTTGAAGGTGATTACCTGACTTATTTACTGAAGTCTCAGGAACTGACTCAGTCAGAGATCTACAGTAGTGTCACTGACCTCCTGCTGGCTGGGGTGGATACT ACTTCTAATACACTGACCTGGGCTCTCTACCACTTGGCAAGAGACCAAGAGTTACAGAACTCTGTCTACAGAGAGGTGTCCGGTGTCATTCCTGGGGACCATATTCCTAATGCAGTGGACCTGGAAAAAATGCCACTGGTGAAAGCAGTTATTAAGGAAGTGCTAAG GTTGTATCCTGTGGTTCCTGCAAATGGCAGAATTCTCCAAACGGACCTTGTTCTTGGTGAATACTATATACCCTCTAAG GTTTTCATGGTTCTCTGTCACTACGCTGCTTCAGTGGAAGAATCACAGTTTCCTGACCCTCTGGCATTCAAACCAGAGCGATGGATTAAAAAGGAACAGGGGAAGAAACCACATCCCTTTAGCTCAGTTCCTTTTGGATATGGAGTACGAGGTTGCTTAGGTCGTAGGATAGCAGAGCTGGAAATGTACCTGGCTTTATCAAGG CTGGTTAAGAACTTTGAAATCCAAACAAATCCAAAATCCAAACCTGTCAATCCAAAGACCCGAATTTTGATTGTCCCAGGAGCTCCTGTCAACCTTGAATTTCACAATCGAAGCTCTGTGGTTTGA
- the LOC102695871 gene encoding sterol 26-hydroxylase, mitochondrial-like isoform X1 → MLAGRAKEGLWLSGQDLGSSPCSEARTRTPEETIRMRKAFLRMWQSPFCSPYKTISSVSVKPQPLENAPVQAKPLTEMPGHGIWTMIYWLMRGYLNKTHELQLINKKKYGTLWLSEVRGHKAVNVADPHLIEQVLRNEGRFPSRGDIKEWKEHRRLQGLEFGPILKEGEDWHRLRTILNQRILKPQEAKLYEKTINSVVTDLIKRIQFLKETKGSGIMVYDLANEMYRFSFEGISSVVLDCRLGCLEANIPKETQEFISAVNTMLQMSAIVPVLPEWTRPFLPFWKKHNQAWDTMFNFAKRKVDQRLAGLQTQLERGDPVEGDYLTYLLKSQELTQSEIYSSVTDLLLAGVDTTSNTLTWALYHLARDQELQNSVYREVSGVIPGDHIPNAVDLEKMPLVKAVIKEVLRLYPVVPANGRILQTDLVLGEYYIPSKVFMVLCHYAASVEESQFPDPLAFKPERWIKKEQGKKPHPFSSVPFGYGVRGCLGRRIAELEMYLALSRLVKNFEIQTNPKSKPVNPKTRILIVPGAPVNLEFHNRSSVV, encoded by the exons atgttgGCTGGCAGGGCTAAAGAAGGTCTTTGGCTCAGcgggcaagacctgggttcgagcccatgCAGTGAGGCGCGAACTAGG acaCCGGAGGAAACAATCAGGATGAGGAAAGCATTTTTGCGAATGTGGCAGTCTCCGTTTTGCTCCCCATACAAAACGATATCATCAGTATCAGTCAAGCCACAGCCACTGGAAAATGCTCCTGTACAAGCAAAGCCCCTGACAGAGATGCCTGGACATGGAATATGGACTATGATCTATTGGCTTATGAGAGGATACTTAAATAAAACACATGAGCTTCAG CTCATCAACAAGAAGAAGTATGGCACTCTGTGGCTTTCAGAAGTCCGTGGACACAAAGCAGTGAATGTTGCAGATCCACATCTGATCGAGCAGGTATTAAGGAATGAGGGGAGGTTTCCCAGCAGAGGGGACATTAAAGAATGGAAGGAGCATCGTAGACTTCAGGGCCTGGAATTTGGACCTATTCTcaa AGAGGGTGAAGACTGGCACAGGCTTCGCACCATTCTTAATCAGCGAATATTAAAACCCCAAGAGGCCAAGCTGTATGAGAAAACTATTAACAGTGTTGTTACAGACCTGATCAAGAGAATACAGTTCCTTAAAGAAACAAAGGGCTCTGGAATTATGGTTTATGATCTTGCCAATGAAATGTACCGGTTTTCATTTGAAG GCATTTCATCTGTTGTATTGGATTGTCGACTGGGGTGCCTAGAGGCCAACATTCCTAAAGAAACTCAAGAGTTTATCAGTGCTGTTAACACTATGTTGCAGATGTCTGCCATAGTCCCTGTTTTACCAGAATGGACCAGGCCTTTTCTTCCATTCTGGAAAAAACACAATCAGGCCTGGGATACCATGTTCAATTTTG CCAAAAGAAAAGTTGATCAAAGGTTGGCAGGTCTTCAGACTCAGCTTGAGAGAGGGGATCCTGTTGAAGGTGATTACCTGACTTATTTACTGAAGTCTCAGGAACTGACTCAGTCAGAGATCTACAGTAGTGTCACTGACCTCCTGCTGGCTGGGGTGGATACT ACTTCTAATACACTGACCTGGGCTCTCTACCACTTGGCAAGAGACCAAGAGTTACAGAACTCTGTCTACAGAGAGGTGTCCGGTGTCATTCCTGGGGACCATATTCCTAATGCAGTGGACCTGGAAAAAATGCCACTGGTGAAAGCAGTTATTAAGGAAGTGCTAAG GTTGTATCCTGTGGTTCCTGCAAATGGCAGAATTCTCCAAACGGACCTTGTTCTTGGTGAATACTATATACCCTCTAAG GTTTTCATGGTTCTCTGTCACTACGCTGCTTCAGTGGAAGAATCACAGTTTCCTGACCCTCTGGCATTCAAACCAGAGCGATGGATTAAAAAGGAACAGGGGAAGAAACCACATCCCTTTAGCTCAGTTCCTTTTGGATATGGAGTACGAGGTTGCTTAGGTCGTAGGATAGCAGAGCTGGAAATGTACCTGGCTTTATCAAGG CTGGTTAAGAACTTTGAAATCCAAACAAATCCAAAATCCAAACCTGTCAATCCAAAGACCCGAATTTTGATTGTCCCAGGAGCTCCTGTCAACCTTGAATTTCACAATCGAAGCTCTGTGGTTTGA
- the LOC102695871 gene encoding sterol 26-hydroxylase, mitochondrial-like isoform X2, producing MFYFQTPEETIRMRKAFLRMWQSPFCSPYKTISSVSVKPQPLENAPVQAKPLTEMPGHGIWTMIYWLMRGYLNKTHELQLINKKKYGTLWLSEVRGHKAVNVADPHLIEQVLRNEGRFPSRGDIKEWKEHRRLQGLEFGPILKEGEDWHRLRTILNQRILKPQEAKLYEKTINSVVTDLIKRIQFLKETKGSGIMVYDLANEMYRFSFEGISSVVLDCRLGCLEANIPKETQEFISAVNTMLQMSAIVPVLPEWTRPFLPFWKKHNQAWDTMFNFAKRKVDQRLAGLQTQLERGDPVEGDYLTYLLKSQELTQSEIYSSVTDLLLAGVDTTSNTLTWALYHLARDQELQNSVYREVSGVIPGDHIPNAVDLEKMPLVKAVIKEVLRLYPVVPANGRILQTDLVLGEYYIPSKVFMVLCHYAASVEESQFPDPLAFKPERWIKKEQGKKPHPFSSVPFGYGVRGCLGRRIAELEMYLALSRLVKNFEIQTNPKSKPVNPKTRILIVPGAPVNLEFHNRSSVV from the exons atgttttattttcagacaCCGGAGGAAACAATCAGGATGAGGAAAGCATTTTTGCGAATGTGGCAGTCTCCGTTTTGCTCCCCATACAAAACGATATCATCAGTATCAGTCAAGCCACAGCCACTGGAAAATGCTCCTGTACAAGCAAAGCCCCTGACAGAGATGCCTGGACATGGAATATGGACTATGATCTATTGGCTTATGAGAGGATACTTAAATAAAACACATGAGCTTCAG CTCATCAACAAGAAGAAGTATGGCACTCTGTGGCTTTCAGAAGTCCGTGGACACAAAGCAGTGAATGTTGCAGATCCACATCTGATCGAGCAGGTATTAAGGAATGAGGGGAGGTTTCCCAGCAGAGGGGACATTAAAGAATGGAAGGAGCATCGTAGACTTCAGGGCCTGGAATTTGGACCTATTCTcaa AGAGGGTGAAGACTGGCACAGGCTTCGCACCATTCTTAATCAGCGAATATTAAAACCCCAAGAGGCCAAGCTGTATGAGAAAACTATTAACAGTGTTGTTACAGACCTGATCAAGAGAATACAGTTCCTTAAAGAAACAAAGGGCTCTGGAATTATGGTTTATGATCTTGCCAATGAAATGTACCGGTTTTCATTTGAAG GCATTTCATCTGTTGTATTGGATTGTCGACTGGGGTGCCTAGAGGCCAACATTCCTAAAGAAACTCAAGAGTTTATCAGTGCTGTTAACACTATGTTGCAGATGTCTGCCATAGTCCCTGTTTTACCAGAATGGACCAGGCCTTTTCTTCCATTCTGGAAAAAACACAATCAGGCCTGGGATACCATGTTCAATTTTG CCAAAAGAAAAGTTGATCAAAGGTTGGCAGGTCTTCAGACTCAGCTTGAGAGAGGGGATCCTGTTGAAGGTGATTACCTGACTTATTTACTGAAGTCTCAGGAACTGACTCAGTCAGAGATCTACAGTAGTGTCACTGACCTCCTGCTGGCTGGGGTGGATACT ACTTCTAATACACTGACCTGGGCTCTCTACCACTTGGCAAGAGACCAAGAGTTACAGAACTCTGTCTACAGAGAGGTGTCCGGTGTCATTCCTGGGGACCATATTCCTAATGCAGTGGACCTGGAAAAAATGCCACTGGTGAAAGCAGTTATTAAGGAAGTGCTAAG GTTGTATCCTGTGGTTCCTGCAAATGGCAGAATTCTCCAAACGGACCTTGTTCTTGGTGAATACTATATACCCTCTAAG GTTTTCATGGTTCTCTGTCACTACGCTGCTTCAGTGGAAGAATCACAGTTTCCTGACCCTCTGGCATTCAAACCAGAGCGATGGATTAAAAAGGAACAGGGGAAGAAACCACATCCCTTTAGCTCAGTTCCTTTTGGATATGGAGTACGAGGTTGCTTAGGTCGTAGGATAGCAGAGCTGGAAATGTACCTGGCTTTATCAAGG CTGGTTAAGAACTTTGAAATCCAAACAAATCCAAAATCCAAACCTGTCAATCCAAAGACCCGAATTTTGATTGTCCCAGGAGCTCCTGTCAACCTTGAATTTCACAATCGAAGCTCTGTGGTTTGA